A genomic stretch from Candidatus Eisenbacteria bacterium includes:
- a CDS encoding ATP-binding protein, with translation MRTRIGIQFVAVVGVVIAVAITVLAMLTLRSHRREMIAQLTRSADLLSETVKRSTEDYMLENRRERVLRQIEAIGRDERIDRVRLFNKEGRIVFSSDAAEVGRLPEPGSEACVGCDQGQPPLDERTRIFTVGARRLLGIANPIQNQPSCSAAACHAHPPDETVLGVLDVTMRLDDVDQQIAASRRRIAALAVVTIAVTGLLLWVLSRRLIVRPVEALAAGTRRVAAGDLTTTIAVTGRHELGELASAFNAMTARLSDDQRQLAQADKLASVGRLAAGVAHEINNPLTGVLSYASLLAERPGLNPEMRADLEVVVRETKRCREIVRGLLDFARQTPPRRQPTDLNDVARRAVAVVMNQLQLRHVSLALDLAADLPAVDADANQMQQVLVNLLLNATDAIGERGGTIRLASRRSELPPRGHELIRRAVCPAGCDLLDATSRVGGSPRIRVVWTHGDREWTVCLDPVYGRFNHLSAEPCPEGVVALVACPRCRASLACPDHPCPDCGAPTFAVRGVADEPIHLCTRTGCHYTWWEARERRGAAPIAELAVEDDGRGIPRDALAKLFEPFFTTKGVRGTGLGLAITWGIVEGHGGTIDVESEEGKGTRVTVRLPVAASDQKRVAA, from the coding sequence GTGCGCACCCGCATCGGAATTCAGTTCGTCGCGGTGGTCGGCGTGGTGATCGCGGTCGCGATCACCGTCCTCGCCATGCTCACGCTGCGCTCCCACCGCCGGGAGATGATCGCCCAGCTCACCCGCAGCGCCGACCTCTTGAGCGAGACCGTCAAGCGTAGCACCGAGGACTACATGCTCGAGAACCGTCGCGAGCGCGTGCTGCGACAGATCGAGGCGATCGGACGCGACGAGCGGATCGACCGCGTGCGTCTCTTCAACAAGGAAGGGCGGATCGTGTTCTCGTCCGACGCGGCGGAGGTCGGTCGGCTGCCGGAGCCCGGCAGCGAGGCCTGCGTCGGCTGTGACCAGGGCCAGCCGCCGCTCGACGAGCGCACGCGGATCTTCACGGTCGGCGCGCGCCGCCTCCTCGGCATCGCGAATCCGATCCAGAACCAACCGTCGTGCTCGGCCGCCGCCTGCCACGCCCACCCGCCGGACGAGACCGTCCTCGGCGTGCTCGACGTCACCATGCGGCTCGACGACGTCGACCAGCAGATCGCGGCGAGCCGGCGTCGCATCGCGGCGCTCGCCGTCGTCACCATCGCCGTGACGGGCCTCCTCCTCTGGGTGCTCAGCCGCCGGCTCATCGTGCGGCCGGTGGAGGCGCTCGCCGCGGGCACGCGTCGCGTGGCCGCCGGCGATCTCACGACGACGATCGCGGTCACGGGTCGGCACGAGCTCGGCGAGCTCGCGAGCGCGTTCAACGCGATGACGGCGCGGCTCTCGGACGACCAGCGCCAGCTCGCGCAGGCCGACAAGCTGGCATCGGTCGGGCGTCTCGCGGCCGGCGTCGCGCACGAGATCAACAACCCGCTCACCGGCGTGCTCTCGTACGCGTCGCTGCTCGCCGAGCGCCCCGGCCTCAATCCGGAGATGCGCGCGGACCTCGAGGTCGTCGTGCGCGAGACGAAGCGCTGTCGCGAGATCGTCCGCGGCCTCCTCGATTTCGCGCGCCAGACGCCGCCGCGCCGTCAGCCGACCGACCTGAACGACGTCGCGCGCCGTGCGGTGGCCGTCGTCATGAATCAGCTCCAGCTCCGGCACGTGTCGCTGGCGCTCGACCTGGCCGCCGACCTTCCCGCGGTCGACGCCGACGCGAACCAGATGCAGCAGGTGCTCGTGAACCTCCTCTTGAACGCGACCGACGCGATCGGGGAGCGCGGCGGGACGATCCGGCTCGCGAGCCGTCGCTCCGAGCTGCCGCCACGCGGGCACGAGCTCATTCGGCGTGCCGTCTGCCCGGCCGGGTGCGACCTCCTCGATGCGACCTCGCGCGTCGGCGGGTCGCCCCGGATTCGCGTCGTGTGGACGCACGGCGACCGCGAGTGGACCGTCTGCCTCGACCCGGTCTACGGGCGCTTCAACCACCTCTCCGCCGAGCCCTGCCCGGAGGGCGTGGTGGCGCTCGTCGCCTGTCCGCGCTGTCGCGCCTCGCTCGCCTGTCCGGACCATCCCTGTCCGGACTGCGGGGCGCCGACGTTCGCCGTCCGCGGCGTCGCGGACGAGCCCATACACTTGTGCACCCGGACGGGCTGCCACTACACGTGGTGGGAGGCGCGCGAGCGGCGTGGCGCGGCGCCCATCGCCGAGCTCGCCGTGGAAGACGACGGCCGCGGCATTCCTCGCGACGCGCTCGCGAAGCTCTTCGAGCCGTTCTTCACGACGAAGGGCGTGCGGGGTACCGGCCTCGGCCTCGCGATCACCTGGGGCATCGTCGAAGGCCACGGCGGGACGATCGACGTCGAGAGCGAGGAGGGCAAAGGGACCCGGGTCACCGTCCGCCTCCCCGTCGCCGCGTCGGACCAGAAGCGAGTGGCGGCATGA